Proteins from a genomic interval of Salinarchaeum sp. Harcht-Bsk1:
- a CDS encoding V-type ATP synthase subunit C: MSPTSTTRDSTGSSNPEFVNARVRSRRAALFDDEDYRKLVRMGPGGIARFMEESEYETEINALASRHDGVDLIEYALNRNLAKHFDDLLRWAEGELHELIAKFLRRYDAWNVKTAIRGVYSGASPDEIRVDLIQAGALDDATLDRIVEADSIEEIVETLEGTIFGEPLEAAYDEFESRDVLVPLENAVDRAFYSDLLAGVEKGQQREGPTALYEEFLVAEIDFLNARNALRVARSGANIDPEEYAIEGGELFGADELRAVGGDLDQLVELLRESDYGDQLSTALDGLRDADSLIQFEHALDAALLEYTDHLSHVYPVSITAVMSYVLAKTREVENIRAIARGKEVGLDQQQIEDELVIL, from the coding sequence ATGAGTCCAACCAGCACGACTCGCGACTCCACGGGCAGCTCGAACCCCGAGTTCGTCAACGCCCGCGTCCGGTCGCGTCGTGCGGCGCTGTTCGACGACGAGGACTATCGGAAGCTCGTCCGCATGGGCCCTGGCGGCATCGCCCGCTTCATGGAGGAGTCCGAGTACGAGACGGAGATCAACGCACTCGCGTCCCGCCACGACGGGGTGGACCTCATCGAGTACGCACTCAACCGAAACCTCGCGAAGCACTTCGACGACCTCCTTCGGTGGGCGGAGGGCGAACTCCACGAGCTGATCGCGAAGTTCCTGCGGCGCTATGACGCCTGGAACGTAAAAACCGCCATCCGTGGCGTCTACTCGGGCGCGTCGCCCGACGAGATCAGGGTCGACCTGATACAGGCCGGCGCACTCGACGACGCGACCCTCGACCGGATCGTCGAAGCCGACTCGATCGAGGAAATCGTCGAGACGCTCGAGGGAACGATCTTCGGCGAACCACTCGAAGCGGCCTACGACGAGTTCGAGAGCCGTGACGTGCTGGTTCCACTCGAGAATGCCGTCGACCGCGCGTTCTACTCCGACCTGCTGGCCGGCGTCGAGAAGGGCCAGCAGCGCGAGGGGCCGACTGCGCTGTACGAGGAGTTCCTCGTCGCCGAGATCGACTTCCTCAACGCGCGGAACGCACTGCGGGTCGCCCGCAGTGGCGCAAACATCGATCCGGAAGAGTACGCAATCGAGGGCGGCGAGCTGTTCGGCGCTGACGAACTCCGTGCGGTCGGGGGCGACCTCGACCAGCTCGTCGAGTTGCTCCGCGAGAGTGACTACGGCGACCAGCTCTCAACAGCTCTCGACGGGCTGCGAGACGCCGACAGCCTCATCCAGTTCGAACACGCGCTCGACGCGGCGCTGCTCGAATACACTGACCACCTCTCACACGTCTACCCCGTATCGATCACGGCGGTCATGTCCTACGTCCTCGCGAAGACTCGCGAGGTCGAGAACATCCGCGCGATCGCCCGGGGCAAGGAGGTCGGCCTCGACCAGCAACAGATCGAAGACGAGCTGGTGATCCTATGA
- a CDS encoding V-type ATP synthase subunit E: MSLDTVVEDIKGQAHARAEEIEEEAEERAEELLEAAREDADRIREEAEASVEREIEQEREQRISAAQLEAKQERLEARRELLERVHDRVEAELAELEGERREELTAALLESAANELDVDDDVEVYARADDEALVSELCTEYDGFAYAGEYDCLGGVVVESDASRVRINNTFDSILEAVWEDNLQTVSERLFEQ; encoded by the coding sequence ATGAGTCTTGACACGGTCGTCGAAGACATCAAGGGGCAAGCCCACGCGCGCGCCGAGGAGATCGAAGAGGAGGCCGAGGAGCGCGCGGAGGAGCTCCTCGAAGCGGCCCGCGAGGACGCCGATCGGATCCGCGAGGAAGCCGAGGCGTCGGTCGAGCGCGAGATCGAGCAAGAGCGCGAGCAGCGCATCTCCGCAGCCCAGCTCGAGGCCAAGCAGGAGCGTCTCGAAGCCCGACGAGAGCTCCTCGAGCGGGTCCACGACCGCGTCGAGGCCGAGCTGGCGGAGCTCGAGGGCGAACGCCGCGAGGAGCTGACCGCCGCGCTACTCGAATCGGCAGCGAACGAACTCGACGTCGACGACGACGTCGAGGTCTACGCACGCGCTGACGACGAGGCACTCGTCTCCGAACTCTGTACGGAGTACGACGGCTTCGCATACGCGGGCGAGTACGACTGCCTCGGTGGCGTGGTCGTCGAGAGCGACGCTTCGAGAGTTCGCATCAACAACACGTTCGATTCGATCCTCGAGGCCGTCTGGGAGGACAACCTACAGACCGTCAGCGAACGACTGTTCGAACAATGA